A portion of the Tenacibaculum todarodis genome contains these proteins:
- a CDS encoding ImmA/IrrE family metallo-endopeptidase, whose protein sequence is MKRKNDFLSQYDVVNLNDLASDISDYYFPDSQIDPIILAERKKIPYSFGNYSDAFDGLLECSNRNFHIYINIDKLGHAYSERARFTFGHELGHYFIDDHRNALLKGLSPSHCSLTGFKSRNRAERQADFFASCLLMPESRFRKYCSNKKFEFRIIQELAKKFGTSISATALRFCSIGSHPIMVVYAYENNIKWYWSSNDFPFKFLKFGKDRLPEDTVAGEYFNLGRKFNNTQKVFAMDWFNIWKDSQAEKPFYEHCLMNNKHTFSIIWED, encoded by the coding sequence ATGAAGCGAAAAAATGATTTTCTTTCTCAATACGATGTTGTTAACTTAAATGATTTAGCAAGCGATATTTCAGATTATTACTTTCCTGACAGTCAAATCGACCCTATAATTTTAGCTGAAAGAAAAAAGATCCCTTATAGTTTTGGGAACTATTCTGATGCATTTGACGGTTTATTAGAATGCTCCAATAGAAACTTTCATATTTATATTAATATTGATAAATTAGGTCATGCTTATTCAGAAAGAGCTCGTTTTACTTTTGGTCACGAATTAGGGCATTATTTTATAGATGACCATCGAAATGCACTATTAAAAGGACTATCTCCAAGCCATTGTTCATTAACAGGTTTTAAAAGTAGAAATAGAGCCGAAAGACAAGCAGACTTTTTTGCTTCCTGCCTATTAATGCCAGAATCTAGGTTTAGAAAGTATTGTTCAAATAAAAAATTTGAATTTAGAATAATACAAGAATTAGCAAAAAAATTTGGTACCAGTATTTCAGCTACAGCTTTAAGGTTTTGTTCTATTGGCTCTCATCCAATAATGGTAGTTTATGCTTATGAAAATAATATTAAATGGTATTGGTCTTCAAATGATTTTCCTTTTAAGTTTTTGAAATTTGGTAAAGATAGACTTCCAGAAGATACGGTTGCTGGCGAGTATTTTAATTTAGGTAGAAAATTCAATAATACTCAAAAAGTTTTTGCTATGGATTGGTTTAATATTTGGAAAGATAGCCAAGCTGAAAAACCATTTTACGAACATTGCTTAATGAATAATAAACACACATTTAGTATAATTTGGGAAGATTAA
- a CDS encoding RNA polymerase sigma factor produces the protein MLLDIEFHLLIISEKETNSKEAKVSFSKIYEYYRLFLYNVIMKNINYKSHKEEFSKTILNEVFHHVWNNPLDWDYKPDKHKSSDSGFKAYLATIAYYKRLEYLRNNESYLKNETSKIDDTNNDWLFNLKDDEYEVLEKELPKKNNQLDVILANLDSKKRDIVSVYFQHYEEGKKMRSENIELMESMFETTWDNIRQIISRIKKQIRESIKKSN, from the coding sequence ATGCTATTGGATATAGAATTTCATTTATTAATTATTTCAGAAAAAGAAACAAATTCCAAAGAAGCTAAAGTTTCTTTTTCTAAAATTTATGAGTATTACAGATTGTTTTTATACAATGTAATAATGAAAAATATTAACTACAAATCACATAAAGAAGAATTCTCCAAAACGATACTAAATGAAGTATTTCATCATGTTTGGAACAATCCATTAGATTGGGATTATAAACCAGATAAACACAAATCATCAGACTCTGGTTTTAAAGCTTATTTAGCTACAATTGCATACTATAAGAGATTAGAGTATTTAAGAAATAATGAATCATATTTAAAAAATGAAACATCTAAAATTGATGATACCAACAATGATTGGCTTTTTAATTTAAAAGATGATGAGTACGAAGTTTTAGAAAAGGAACTGCCTAAAAAAAATAATCAATTAGATGTAATTTTAGCCAATCTTGATTCTAAAAAAAGAGACATCGTAAGTGTATACTTTCAACATTATGAAGAAGGAAAAAAAATGAGAAGTGAAAACATAGAGTTAATGGAATCCATGTTTGAAACTACTTGGGATAATATACGTCAAATAATTTCACGTATTAAAAAACAAATTAGAGAATCTATCAAAAAAAGCAATTAA
- a CDS encoding lecithin retinol acyltransferase family protein has protein sequence MEDYNRLLNSLKPIDVIVAKKRVGLGRILNHYIVYLGNGIFVGNLKGCVKQVTQNELYELLKVYEPIEIREFTGTQLDAREAIFRVKQKLGHPYSFLGFNCEHFANWVQYGKETSNQVTNGFLILAGLVTLKLITTGDGKR, from the coding sequence ATGGAAGATTATAATAGATTATTAAATAGCTTAAAACCAATAGATGTTATCGTAGCTAAAAAAAGAGTTGGTTTAGGAAGAATTCTAAATCACTACATCGTCTATTTAGGTAATGGGATATTTGTTGGAAATTTAAAAGGATGTGTAAAACAAGTAACACAAAATGAACTTTATGAATTACTTAAAGTTTACGAACCGATTGAAATTAGAGAATTTACTGGAACACAATTAGATGCAAGAGAAGCCATATTTAGAGTTAAGCAAAAGCTAGGACACCCTTACAGCTTTTTAGGCTTTAATTGTGAACATTTTGCTAATTGGGTACAATATGGTAAAGAAACTAGCAACCAAGTTACTAATGGTTTTTTAATACTGGCTGGTTTAGTCACTTTAAAATTAATTACTACTGGAGATGGAAAAAGATAG
- a CDS encoding Pycsar system effector family protein produces MEKDRLKYTINRFDHYFDSVNNKSAVYIAINTFITGGIIVLLTQTNIVKDLIILGQVTVWLLLLTGIVNLIVLSIASIPFFSSKPKSIYYFGAISKMTQSEFNKTSKNYTKKEELKDLRSQTFALSQGLTKKFTKLKLAGILLVTQFFMLLLIFITILINL; encoded by the coding sequence ATGGAAAAAGATAGATTGAAATATACTATAAATAGATTTGACCATTATTTTGATAGTGTTAATAATAAATCTGCTGTTTACATTGCCATTAATACTTTTATAACTGGTGGTATTATTGTCTTACTTACACAGACAAATATAGTTAAGGATTTAATTATTTTAGGTCAAGTTACTGTTTGGTTACTACTTCTTACTGGTATCGTAAATCTAATCGTATTATCTATTGCGAGTATTCCATTTTTTTCATCTAAACCAAAATCTATCTATTATTTTGGAGCAATATCTAAAATGACACAATCTGAATTCAATAAAACTTCTAAAAATTACACTAAAAAGGAAGAGTTAAAAGATTTAAGATCACAAACTTTTGCTCTTTCGCAAGGTTTGACAAAAAAATTCACAAAATTAAAATTAGCAGGTATATTATTGGTTACACAATTCTTTATGCTTTTATTAATTTTTATAACAATATTAATCAATCTATAA
- a CDS encoding adenylate/guanylate cyclase domain-containing protein has protein sequence MSIFNPYLDVIKKAVDKDPRNNYIKLFSKQPESDFDTSYINELRNELPGLKNLNESSRLVKGLNTPAIENLPRLGNHPDFANLKYTNNTEKHWIISAFVDVKKSTQLYNNFALATVALITESIIKASIFAVNLCGGYVHRIQGDGLMVYFGGKNIEKKQATKDALKAFAMISYFVKNDLKDYFDSKGIKDIYTRAGVDLGHDNQVLWMYSGLGDSGEVTTCSLHTSLAPKMQANATSNGIVTGQNIINQISSSDKYFKVKSKPIWDYEDGRFYNQYDFNWERYLVDNDFAKQNIDSDLILNIGNTKAPVLNPVLLSPIAEVNKPYYNF, from the coding sequence ATGAGTATTTTCAATCCATATTTGGATGTTATCAAAAAAGCAGTAGATAAAGATCCGAGAAATAATTATATTAAACTTTTTTCAAAACAGCCAGAATCAGATTTTGACACAAGTTACATTAACGAATTACGGAATGAGTTACCAGGTTTAAAGAATCTAAATGAATCTTCGCGTTTAGTAAAAGGACTAAATACACCAGCAATTGAGAACTTACCAAGATTAGGAAATCATCCTGATTTTGCAAATCTAAAATACACCAATAACACAGAAAAACATTGGATTATTTCTGCTTTTGTTGATGTGAAAAAGAGCACACAACTTTACAATAATTTTGCTTTAGCTACTGTAGCTTTGATTACAGAAAGTATTATTAAGGCATCTATTTTTGCCGTAAATCTATGTGGTGGTTATGTCCATCGAATACAGGGTGATGGATTGATGGTTTATTTTGGTGGAAAAAATATTGAAAAAAAACAAGCTACAAAAGATGCTTTAAAAGCTTTTGCAATGATTTCTTATTTTGTAAAAAATGATTTAAAAGACTATTTTGATTCAAAAGGAATTAAAGATATATATACTAGAGCAGGAGTTGATTTAGGGCACGATAACCAAGTACTTTGGATGTATTCTGGTTTAGGAGATTCGGGTGAGGTTACCACGTGTAGTTTACACACAAGTCTTGCTCCTAAAATGCAAGCTAATGCAACCTCAAACGGAATCGTTACAGGGCAAAATATTATAAATCAAATTTCTTCTTCTGATAAGTATTTTAAAGTAAAGTCGAAACCTATTTGGGATTATGAAGATGGACGGTTTTATAATCAATATGATTTTAATTGGGAAAGATATTTAGTGGATAATGATTTTGCAAAACAAAATATAGATAGTGATCTAATTTTAAATATTGGAAATACCAAAGCGCCAGTATTAAATCCAGTCCTTTTAAGTCCTATTGCAGAGGTAAATAAACCGTATTATAATTTTTAA
- a CDS encoding heavy metal translocating P-type ATPase — MKKKKVNLRDLKPNSKEQHSHDDGHDHGDGSAFKTYIPAIISFVMLIVGIAVDYFDVIPQFKGWIRVVWYTLAYIPVGFPVIKEGWKSLIKGDVFTEFFLMSIATIGAFIIGEYPEGVAVMLFYAVGELFQNAAVNRAKGNIKALLDVRPKEANVFRDGDYISVSPEAVNIGEKIQVRVGEKIPLDGILLSEKGSFNTAALTGESKPDTISKGEKVFAGSINMDGVIEIETTKEFKDSSISRILHMVQNATARKSKTELFIRKFARIYTPIVVYLAIAITFLPYFFVDDYVFRDWLYRALIFLVISCPCALVISIPLGYFGGLGAASKNGILFKGASFLDAMTKINTLVMDKTGTVTKGVFKIKEIKAINWEEKEFMKYLMAMEEQSTHPIAKAILEYKADGKDFQASEVSEIAGKGLKGIVNGKTVLVGNKALMSSNNIDVPSETESIVESIVLVAIDNQFAGYVVIADELKEDAKETITNLHKVGIKKIMMLSGDKDSITQKVATELNIEKAKGGLLPEDKLNEVEKLKQNSENKIAFIGDGINDAPVLAASDVGIAMGGLGSDVAIETADVIIQTDQPSKVIKAIQIGRSTRKIVWQNIGLAFGVKVIVLILGAGGLATMWEAVFADVGVALLAILNAVRLQKMKW, encoded by the coding sequence ATGAAGAAAAAGAAAGTCAATTTAAGAGATTTAAAACCAAATTCAAAGGAACAACATTCTCACGATGATGGTCACGACCACGGAGATGGTAGCGCATTCAAAACATACATTCCTGCTATCATAAGTTTTGTAATGTTAATTGTAGGTATCGCTGTAGATTATTTTGATGTGATTCCTCAATTTAAAGGATGGATTCGAGTAGTTTGGTACACTTTAGCATATATTCCAGTTGGATTTCCAGTAATTAAAGAAGGATGGAAAAGCCTTATAAAAGGCGATGTTTTTACCGAGTTCTTTTTAATGTCTATTGCCACGATTGGTGCATTTATAATTGGTGAATATCCAGAAGGTGTTGCAGTAATGCTATTTTATGCAGTAGGAGAATTATTTCAAAATGCAGCAGTAAATAGAGCAAAAGGAAATATTAAAGCATTATTGGATGTTAGGCCAAAAGAAGCCAATGTATTTCGTGATGGTGACTATATAAGTGTGTCGCCAGAAGCTGTAAATATTGGAGAGAAAATTCAAGTTCGTGTAGGTGAAAAAATTCCATTGGATGGTATTTTATTATCCGAAAAAGGGTCTTTCAATACAGCAGCTTTAACTGGTGAAAGCAAGCCAGATACGATTTCAAAAGGTGAAAAAGTATTTGCCGGTAGCATTAATATGGATGGTGTAATAGAAATCGAAACTACAAAAGAATTTAAGGATAGTTCAATTTCTCGAATTCTACATATGGTGCAGAACGCAACAGCTCGTAAATCTAAAACAGAATTATTCATTAGAAAATTTGCTCGTATCTACACTCCTATTGTGGTTTATTTGGCTATTGCGATAACATTTTTACCATACTTTTTTGTAGATGATTATGTGTTTAGAGATTGGCTATATCGTGCATTAATATTTTTAGTAATTTCCTGTCCTTGTGCCTTGGTTATTTCTATTCCTTTAGGATACTTTGGTGGTTTGGGAGCAGCTTCAAAAAATGGAATATTGTTTAAAGGCGCTTCATTTTTAGACGCTATGACCAAGATAAATACATTGGTAATGGATAAAACTGGCACTGTAACAAAAGGAGTGTTTAAAATTAAAGAAATTAAAGCCATTAATTGGGAAGAAAAAGAGTTTATGAAATACCTAATGGCAATGGAAGAACAATCTACACATCCTATTGCAAAAGCTATTTTAGAATATAAAGCAGATGGTAAAGATTTTCAAGCTTCAGAAGTATCGGAAATTGCAGGTAAAGGTTTAAAAGGGATTGTAAATGGTAAAACAGTTTTAGTAGGAAATAAAGCCTTAATGTCTTCTAATAATATTGATGTTCCATCTGAAACGGAATCTATTGTAGAATCTATCGTTTTAGTTGCAATCGATAATCAATTTGCAGGTTATGTTGTGATAGCAGATGAACTAAAAGAAGATGCAAAAGAAACAATTACCAATTTACATAAAGTAGGTATTAAAAAAATAATGATGCTTTCTGGGGATAAGGATTCTATTACGCAAAAAGTAGCTACAGAACTAAATATTGAAAAAGCTAAAGGCGGTTTATTGCCAGAAGATAAATTGAATGAAGTAGAAAAATTAAAACAAAATTCAGAAAATAAGATTGCTTTTATTGGTGATGGAATTAATGATGCGCCTGTTTTGGCTGCAAGTGATGTTGGTATTGCAATGGGTGGTTTAGGTAGCGATGTTGCTATTGAAACAGCAGATGTAATTATTCAAACAGATCAACCTTCAAAAGTGATAAAAGCAATTCAAATTGGTCGTTCTACAAGAAAAATTGTATGGCAAAATATTGGATTAGCATTTGGTGTAAAAGTGATTGTGTTAATTTTAGGAGCTGGTGGATTAGCTACAATGTGGGAAGCCGTTTTTGCAGATGTAGGTGTGGCTTTACTGGCAATTCTGAATGCGGTAAGATTACAGAAAATGAAATGGTAA
- a CDS encoding DUF3703 domain-containing protein, translated as MKFNTKIPKPLKQAYNEELKLYSLCLENKQYNNAWYHLERSHIIGQSYPIEHTYSHWLMLKFGFMQKDTKEVLGQIIRLLVGGWKSFIDHVPLGNTGGANVPPLKSMIIPNDIKNLFNSK; from the coding sequence ATGAAGTTTAATACTAAAATACCTAAACCTCTTAAACAGGCTTATAATGAAGAATTAAAACTATACAGTTTATGTTTAGAAAATAAGCAGTATAATAATGCTTGGTATCATTTAGAACGCAGTCATATAATAGGGCAATCTTACCCTATAGAACATACCTATTCACATTGGCTAATGCTAAAATTTGGATTTATGCAAAAAGATACTAAAGAAGTACTCGGTCAAATTATTAGGTTACTTGTTGGTGGTTGGAAATCATTTATTGACCACGTGCCACTTGGTAACACAGGCGGTGCAAACGTACCACCATTAAAATCTATGATTATACCTAATGATATTAAAAATTTATTCAATTCAAAATGA
- a CDS encoding Fur family transcriptional regulator, which produces MQTIEQLLELKNIRVTAMRLLIYKFLAEKQVAVTLSDIENAFEKADRTTLYRTIKTFEEKDIVHQIDDGTGITKYALCEQGCSCDINKDLHLHFHCNNCNETICLTDHKIPKIKVPDGFVSENVNLVVKGICDKCSR; this is translated from the coding sequence ATGCAAACCATAGAACAATTATTAGAGTTAAAAAATATTCGCGTTACGGCAATGCGTTTATTGATTTATAAGTTTCTTGCAGAGAAACAAGTAGCAGTAACATTAAGTGATATTGAAAATGCTTTTGAAAAAGCAGATAGAACTACATTGTACAGAACTATTAAAACATTCGAGGAAAAAGACATTGTACATCAAATAGATGATGGTACAGGTATTACCAAATATGCTTTATGTGAACAAGGTTGTAGTTGTGATATAAATAAAGATTTACACTTACATTTCCATTGTAACAATTGTAATGAAACCATTTGCTTAACAGACCATAAAATACCAAAAATTAAAGTGCCTGATGGCTTTGTTTCAGAAAATGTAAACTTGGTTGTAAAAGGTATTTGTGATAAGTGTAGTAGATAA
- a CDS encoding efflux RND transporter periplasmic adaptor subunit, producing MKNTQYIILALLTVSFLVVACGNKESHKEGDGHSHNEEQKIEENDDHSEGEEVMLSQQQFEALKMKIDTIALRNMSGYVEANGTLEVPPQSEAAITSVVGANVLSIKVIEGDKVNKGQVVAYLSHPNIIQMQTDYLNAFSNSNFLKKNFERQQKLYDAGVGSGANFQKAEAEYDASKAMANGLEAQLKLLNINTSLVKNGTIAQSISLRSPIEGYVQKVEVKTGQYVEPQTELFEIVNTHHVHADLMVFEKDVYKVKKGQKVSFNIQTMQDEELTAEIYSVSKTFEDDPKAVHVHAEIENKKGNLIPGMYIQGKIQTENTQTMALPESAIVKEGDKFFVFSAEKENDDWSFKPVEVLLGAKDGNWIAIQFSEDIKPNTNFAYNNAYYLIAEMKKGEAEHEH from the coding sequence ATGAAAAACACACAATATATAATTTTAGCACTACTAACAGTTTCATTTTTAGTTGTTGCTTGCGGAAATAAAGAAAGCCATAAGGAAGGTGATGGTCATTCCCATAACGAAGAACAAAAGATTGAAGAAAACGATGACCATAGCGAAGGCGAAGAAGTGATGCTTTCACAACAACAGTTTGAAGCTTTAAAAATGAAGATAGACACCATTGCATTGCGTAATATGAGTGGTTATGTAGAAGCAAATGGCACATTGGAAGTACCACCACAAAGTGAAGCAGCAATAACTTCTGTAGTTGGTGCAAATGTGTTATCCATAAAAGTGATTGAAGGAGACAAAGTGAATAAAGGTCAAGTTGTGGCATATCTTTCACATCCAAATATTATTCAAATGCAAACCGATTATTTGAATGCTTTTAGCAATAGTAATTTTTTAAAGAAGAACTTTGAGCGTCAACAAAAATTATATGATGCAGGAGTTGGCTCTGGTGCAAATTTTCAAAAAGCAGAAGCTGAATATGATGCCTCAAAAGCGATGGCAAACGGTTTAGAAGCACAATTAAAACTATTAAACATAAACACCTCATTAGTTAAAAATGGAACAATTGCTCAAAGTATTTCACTACGCAGTCCTATTGAAGGCTATGTGCAAAAGGTTGAAGTGAAAACAGGTCAGTATGTAGAACCACAAACCGAACTTTTTGAAATTGTAAACACACATCACGTTCACGCTGATTTAATGGTCTTTGAAAAAGATGTGTATAAAGTTAAGAAAGGTCAAAAAGTAAGCTTTAATATACAAACAATGCAAGATGAAGAATTAACAGCAGAAATCTATTCCGTAAGCAAAACATTTGAAGATGACCCTAAAGCAGTACACGTACACGCTGAAATTGAAAACAAGAAAGGTAACTTAATTCCTGGAATGTATATTCAAGGAAAAATTCAAACAGAAAACACACAAACTATGGCATTGCCCGAAAGTGCGATAGTAAAAGAAGGTGATAAATTTTTTGTGTTTTCGGCAGAAAAAGAAAATGACGATTGGAGTTTTAAACCAGTTGAAGTGCTTTTAGGAGCAAAAGATGGCAATTGGATAGCTATTCAATTTTCTGAAGATATAAAACCAAATACAAACTTTGCTTATAATAATGCCTATTATTTAATAGCCGAAATGAAAAAAGGCGAAGCAGAACACGAACATTAG